Proteins from one Mus pahari chromosome 10, PAHARI_EIJ_v1.1, whole genome shotgun sequence genomic window:
- the Slc44a2 gene encoding choline transporter-like protein 2 isoform X4: MEDDRKDAVYGTPQKYDPTFKGPIYNRGCTDVICCVLLFLAIVGYVAVGIIAWTHGDPRKVIYPTDSKGEFCGQKGTKNADKPFLFYFNIVKCANPLVLLEFHCPTPQMCVKQCPDRYLTFLSARNTRDFDYYKQFCVPGFKNSKGVAEILRDGECPAVIIPSKPLAQRCFPAIHASKGVLMVGNETTYEDGHGARKNITDLVEGAKKANKVLEARQLAMQIFEDYTVSWYWIIIGLVIAMVLSLLFIVLLRFLAGIMVWVMIVMVILVLGYGIFHCYMEYSRLRGEAGSDVSLVDLGFQTDLRVYLHLRQTWMAFMIILSILEVVIILLLIFLRKRILIAIALIKEASRAVGHVMCSLLYPLVTFFLLCLCIAYWASTSVFLSTSNVAVYKVVADTACPLLRKTCNPETFPSPNESLQCPSARCQFAFYGGESTYHRALLGLQIFNAFMFFWLANFVLALGQVTLAGAFASYYWAMRKPDDMPAFPLFSAFGRALRYHTGSLAFGSLILAIVQIIRVMLEYLDQRLKVAQNKFAKFLMVCLKCCFWCLEKFIKFLNRNAYIMIAIYGTNFCTSARNAFFLLMRNIIRVAVLDKVTDFLFLLGKLLIVGSVGILAFFFFTHRIRIVQDTAPPLNYYWVPILTVIIGSYLIAHGFFSVYGMCVDTLFLCFLEDLERNDGSAERPYFMSSTLKKLLNKTNKKVAES, translated from the exons ATGGAGGACGATCGGAAGGACGCAGTCTATG GGACGCCACAGAAATACGACCCCACCTTCAAAGGACCCATTTACAACAG GGGATGCACAGATGTCATTTGCTGTGTGTTGCTCTTCCTGGCCATCGTAGGCTATGTGGCTGTGGGCATCATAG CCTGGACTCATGGAGACCCTCGGAAGGTGATCTACCCCACTGATAGCAAGGGCGAATTCTGTGGGCAAAAGGGGACAAAAAATGC GGACAAACCGTTCTTGTTTTACTTCAATATCGTGAAGTGTGCCAACCCCCTGGTCCTGCTGGAATTTCACTGTCCCACCCCTCAG ATGTGCGTGAAGCAGTGTCCAGACCGATATCTCACCTTTCTGAGTGCACGCAACACTCGCGACTTTGACTATTACAAGCAGTTCTGTGTGCCCGGCTTCAAAAACAGTAAA GGGGTGGCTGAGATACTCCGAGATGGGGAGTGTCCAGCGGTTATCATTCCCAGCAAACCTT TGGCCCAGCGGTGCTTTCCCGCCATCCATGCAAGCAAAGGGGTCCTCATGGTGGGCAATGAGACGACCTATGAGGACGGACATGGCGCCAGAAAGAACATTACAGATCTAGTGGAGGGTGCCAA AAAGGCCAACAAGGTTCTAGAGGCCCGGCAACTCGCCATGCAGATATTTGAAGATTACACTGTATCCTGGTACTGGATTATCAT AGGTCTTGTCATTGCCATGGTGCTGAGTCTCCTGTTCATCGTCCTGCTGCGATTCCTGGCGGGCATTATGGTCTGGGTGATGATTGTCATGGTGATCCTGGTGCTTGGCTATG GCATATTCCACTGCTACATGGAGTACTCGAGACTCCGTGGAGAGGCAGGCTCCGACGTCTCCCTGGTGGACCTTGGCTTTCAGACGGACCTCCGAGTGTACCTGCACTTGAGGCAGACCTGGATGGCTTTCA TGATCATTTTAAGCATCCTGGAAGTGGTCATCATCCTGTTACTTATCTTTCTGCGCAAAAGGATATTGATCGCCATcgccctcatcaaagaagctagCAG GGCTGTGGGACATGTCATGTGCTCCCTGCTCTACCCACTGGTGACCTTCTTCCTCTTGTGTCTCTGCATTGCCTACTGGGCCAGCACTTCTGT CTTCCTGTCTACTTCCAACGTAGCCGTGTACAAGGTTGTTGCTGACACAGCCTGCCCACTTCTGAGGAAAACCTGCAACCCAGAG ACCTTCCCATCACCGAATGAGAGCCTCCAGTGTCCTAGTGCCCGCTGCCAGTTTGCCTTCTATGGTGGCGAGTCGACCTACCATCGTGCCCTGCTGGGCCTGCAGATCTTCAATGCGTTCATGTTCTTCTGGCTAGCCAACTTCGTGCTGGCCCTAGGCCAGGTGACACTGGCCGGAGCCTTTGCCTCCTATTACTGGGCTATGCGGAAGCCTGATGATATGCCcgccttccccctcttctctgcttTTGGCCGAGCACTCAG GTACCACACGGGCTCCTTGGCTTTTGGCTCCCTTATCTTAGCCATCGTGCAGATCATCCGAGTGATGCTGGAGTACCTGGACCAGCGCCTAAAAG TTGCACAGAACAAGTTTGCCAAGTTCCTCATGGTCTGTCTCAAGTGCTGCTTCTGGTGCCTGGAGAAGTTTATCAAATTCCTGAATAGGAATGCCTACATCATG ATTGCCATCTATGGCACCAACTTCTGTACCTCAGCCAGGAACGCCTTCTTCCTGCTTATGAGAAATATCATCAG GGTGGCCGTCCTGGACAAAGTTACAGACTTCCTCTTCCTGTTGGGCAAACTTCTGATTGTGGGTAGTGTGG GCATTctggccttcttcttcttcacccaTCGGATCAGAATTGTGCAAGATACAGCCCCACCGCTCAATTATTACTGGGTTCCCATCCTG ACAGTGATCATTGGCTCCTACTTGATCGCGCACGGCTTCTTCAGCGTCTATGGCATGTGCGTGGACACACTGTTCCTCTGTTTCT TGGAGGATCTGGAGAGAAACGACGGTTCAGCCGAGAGGCCTTACTTCATGTCTTCCACTCTCAAGAAACTCTTGAATAAAACCAACAAGAAGGTGGCAGAATCCTAA
- the Slc44a2 gene encoding choline transporter-like protein 2 isoform X2 encodes MEDDRKDAVYGTPQKYDPTFKGPIYNRGCTDVICCVLLFLAIVGYVAVGIIAWTHGDPRKVIYPTDSKGEFCGQKGTKNADKPFLFYFNIVKCANPLVLLEFHCPTPQMCVKQCPDRYLTFLSARNTRDFDYYKQFCVPGFKNSKGVAEILRDGECPAVIIPSKPLAQRCFPAIHASKGVLMVGNETTYEDGHGARKNITDLVEGAKKANKVLEARQLAMQIFEDYTVSWYWIIIGLVIAMVLSLLFIVLLRFLAGIMVWVMIVMVILVLGYGIFHCYMEYSRLRGEAGSDVSLVDLGFQTDLRVYLHLRQTWMAFMIILSILEVVIILLLIFLRKRILIAIALIKEASRAVGHVMCSLLYPLVTFFLLCLCIAYWASTSVFLSTSNVAVYKVVADTACPLLRKTCNPETFPSPNESLQCPSARCQFAFYGGESTYHRALLGLQIFNAFMFFWLANFVLALGQVTLAGAFASYYWAMRKPDDMPAFPLFSAFGRALRYHTGSLAFGSLILAIVQIIRVMLEYLDQRLKVAQNKFAKFLMVCLKCCFWCLEKFIKFLNRNAYIMIAIYGTNFCTSARNAFFLLMRNIIRVAVLDKVTDFLFLLGKLLIVGSVGILAFFFFTHRIRIVQDTAPPLNYYWVPILTVIIGSYLIAHGFFSVYGMCVDTLFLCFCEDLERNDGSQERPYFMSPELRDILLKGSPQEGKQEEVEEE; translated from the exons ATGGAGGACGATCGGAAGGACGCAGTCTATG GGACGCCACAGAAATACGACCCCACCTTCAAAGGACCCATTTACAACAG GGGATGCACAGATGTCATTTGCTGTGTGTTGCTCTTCCTGGCCATCGTAGGCTATGTGGCTGTGGGCATCATAG CCTGGACTCATGGAGACCCTCGGAAGGTGATCTACCCCACTGATAGCAAGGGCGAATTCTGTGGGCAAAAGGGGACAAAAAATGC GGACAAACCGTTCTTGTTTTACTTCAATATCGTGAAGTGTGCCAACCCCCTGGTCCTGCTGGAATTTCACTGTCCCACCCCTCAG ATGTGCGTGAAGCAGTGTCCAGACCGATATCTCACCTTTCTGAGTGCACGCAACACTCGCGACTTTGACTATTACAAGCAGTTCTGTGTGCCCGGCTTCAAAAACAGTAAA GGGGTGGCTGAGATACTCCGAGATGGGGAGTGTCCAGCGGTTATCATTCCCAGCAAACCTT TGGCCCAGCGGTGCTTTCCCGCCATCCATGCAAGCAAAGGGGTCCTCATGGTGGGCAATGAGACGACCTATGAGGACGGACATGGCGCCAGAAAGAACATTACAGATCTAGTGGAGGGTGCCAA AAAGGCCAACAAGGTTCTAGAGGCCCGGCAACTCGCCATGCAGATATTTGAAGATTACACTGTATCCTGGTACTGGATTATCAT AGGTCTTGTCATTGCCATGGTGCTGAGTCTCCTGTTCATCGTCCTGCTGCGATTCCTGGCGGGCATTATGGTCTGGGTGATGATTGTCATGGTGATCCTGGTGCTTGGCTATG GCATATTCCACTGCTACATGGAGTACTCGAGACTCCGTGGAGAGGCAGGCTCCGACGTCTCCCTGGTGGACCTTGGCTTTCAGACGGACCTCCGAGTGTACCTGCACTTGAGGCAGACCTGGATGGCTTTCA TGATCATTTTAAGCATCCTGGAAGTGGTCATCATCCTGTTACTTATCTTTCTGCGCAAAAGGATATTGATCGCCATcgccctcatcaaagaagctagCAG GGCTGTGGGACATGTCATGTGCTCCCTGCTCTACCCACTGGTGACCTTCTTCCTCTTGTGTCTCTGCATTGCCTACTGGGCCAGCACTTCTGT CTTCCTGTCTACTTCCAACGTAGCCGTGTACAAGGTTGTTGCTGACACAGCCTGCCCACTTCTGAGGAAAACCTGCAACCCAGAG ACCTTCCCATCACCGAATGAGAGCCTCCAGTGTCCTAGTGCCCGCTGCCAGTTTGCCTTCTATGGTGGCGAGTCGACCTACCATCGTGCCCTGCTGGGCCTGCAGATCTTCAATGCGTTCATGTTCTTCTGGCTAGCCAACTTCGTGCTGGCCCTAGGCCAGGTGACACTGGCCGGAGCCTTTGCCTCCTATTACTGGGCTATGCGGAAGCCTGATGATATGCCcgccttccccctcttctctgcttTTGGCCGAGCACTCAG GTACCACACGGGCTCCTTGGCTTTTGGCTCCCTTATCTTAGCCATCGTGCAGATCATCCGAGTGATGCTGGAGTACCTGGACCAGCGCCTAAAAG TTGCACAGAACAAGTTTGCCAAGTTCCTCATGGTCTGTCTCAAGTGCTGCTTCTGGTGCCTGGAGAAGTTTATCAAATTCCTGAATAGGAATGCCTACATCATG ATTGCCATCTATGGCACCAACTTCTGTACCTCAGCCAGGAACGCCTTCTTCCTGCTTATGAGAAATATCATCAG GGTGGCCGTCCTGGACAAAGTTACAGACTTCCTCTTCCTGTTGGGCAAACTTCTGATTGTGGGTAGTGTGG GCATTctggccttcttcttcttcacccaTCGGATCAGAATTGTGCAAGATACAGCCCCACCGCTCAATTATTACTGGGTTCCCATCCTG ACAGTGATCATTGGCTCCTACTTGATCGCGCACGGCTTCTTCAGCGTCTATGGCATGTGCGTGGACACACTGTTCCTCTGTTTCT GTGAGGACCTTGAGAGGAATGACGGCTCTCAGGAGCGACCCTACTTCATGTCGCCTGAGCTGAGAGACATCCTATTGAAGGGGAGTCCACAGGAGGGCAagcaggaggaagtggaggaggagtaG
- the Slc44a2 gene encoding choline transporter-like protein 2 isoform X3: protein MGKDSQNYYGKHGTPQKYDPTFKGPIYNRGCTDVICCVLLFLAIVGYVAVGIIAWTHGDPRKVIYPTDSKGEFCGQKGTKNADKPFLFYFNIVKCANPLVLLEFHCPTPQMCVKQCPDRYLTFLSARNTRDFDYYKQFCVPGFKNSKGVAEILRDGECPAVIIPSKPLAQRCFPAIHASKGVLMVGNETTYEDGHGARKNITDLVEGAKKANKVLEARQLAMQIFEDYTVSWYWIIIGLVIAMVLSLLFIVLLRFLAGIMVWVMIVMVILVLGYGIFHCYMEYSRLRGEAGSDVSLVDLGFQTDLRVYLHLRQTWMAFMIILSILEVVIILLLIFLRKRILIAIALIKEASRAVGHVMCSLLYPLVTFFLLCLCIAYWASTSVFLSTSNVAVYKVVADTACPLLRKTCNPETFPSPNESLQCPSARCQFAFYGGESTYHRALLGLQIFNAFMFFWLANFVLALGQVTLAGAFASYYWAMRKPDDMPAFPLFSAFGRALRYHTGSLAFGSLILAIVQIIRVMLEYLDQRLKVAQNKFAKFLMVCLKCCFWCLEKFIKFLNRNAYIMIAIYGTNFCTSARNAFFLLMRNIIRVAVLDKVTDFLFLLGKLLIVGSVGILAFFFFTHRIRIVQDTAPPLNYYWVPILTVIIGSYLIAHGFFSVYGMCVDTLFLCFLEDLERNDGSAERPYFMSSTLKKLLNKTNKKVAES from the exons ATGGGGAAGGATTCGCAGAATTACTACGGGAAGCACG GGACGCCACAGAAATACGACCCCACCTTCAAAGGACCCATTTACAACAG GGGATGCACAGATGTCATTTGCTGTGTGTTGCTCTTCCTGGCCATCGTAGGCTATGTGGCTGTGGGCATCATAG CCTGGACTCATGGAGACCCTCGGAAGGTGATCTACCCCACTGATAGCAAGGGCGAATTCTGTGGGCAAAAGGGGACAAAAAATGC GGACAAACCGTTCTTGTTTTACTTCAATATCGTGAAGTGTGCCAACCCCCTGGTCCTGCTGGAATTTCACTGTCCCACCCCTCAG ATGTGCGTGAAGCAGTGTCCAGACCGATATCTCACCTTTCTGAGTGCACGCAACACTCGCGACTTTGACTATTACAAGCAGTTCTGTGTGCCCGGCTTCAAAAACAGTAAA GGGGTGGCTGAGATACTCCGAGATGGGGAGTGTCCAGCGGTTATCATTCCCAGCAAACCTT TGGCCCAGCGGTGCTTTCCCGCCATCCATGCAAGCAAAGGGGTCCTCATGGTGGGCAATGAGACGACCTATGAGGACGGACATGGCGCCAGAAAGAACATTACAGATCTAGTGGAGGGTGCCAA AAAGGCCAACAAGGTTCTAGAGGCCCGGCAACTCGCCATGCAGATATTTGAAGATTACACTGTATCCTGGTACTGGATTATCAT AGGTCTTGTCATTGCCATGGTGCTGAGTCTCCTGTTCATCGTCCTGCTGCGATTCCTGGCGGGCATTATGGTCTGGGTGATGATTGTCATGGTGATCCTGGTGCTTGGCTATG GCATATTCCACTGCTACATGGAGTACTCGAGACTCCGTGGAGAGGCAGGCTCCGACGTCTCCCTGGTGGACCTTGGCTTTCAGACGGACCTCCGAGTGTACCTGCACTTGAGGCAGACCTGGATGGCTTTCA TGATCATTTTAAGCATCCTGGAAGTGGTCATCATCCTGTTACTTATCTTTCTGCGCAAAAGGATATTGATCGCCATcgccctcatcaaagaagctagCAG GGCTGTGGGACATGTCATGTGCTCCCTGCTCTACCCACTGGTGACCTTCTTCCTCTTGTGTCTCTGCATTGCCTACTGGGCCAGCACTTCTGT CTTCCTGTCTACTTCCAACGTAGCCGTGTACAAGGTTGTTGCTGACACAGCCTGCCCACTTCTGAGGAAAACCTGCAACCCAGAG ACCTTCCCATCACCGAATGAGAGCCTCCAGTGTCCTAGTGCCCGCTGCCAGTTTGCCTTCTATGGTGGCGAGTCGACCTACCATCGTGCCCTGCTGGGCCTGCAGATCTTCAATGCGTTCATGTTCTTCTGGCTAGCCAACTTCGTGCTGGCCCTAGGCCAGGTGACACTGGCCGGAGCCTTTGCCTCCTATTACTGGGCTATGCGGAAGCCTGATGATATGCCcgccttccccctcttctctgcttTTGGCCGAGCACTCAG GTACCACACGGGCTCCTTGGCTTTTGGCTCCCTTATCTTAGCCATCGTGCAGATCATCCGAGTGATGCTGGAGTACCTGGACCAGCGCCTAAAAG TTGCACAGAACAAGTTTGCCAAGTTCCTCATGGTCTGTCTCAAGTGCTGCTTCTGGTGCCTGGAGAAGTTTATCAAATTCCTGAATAGGAATGCCTACATCATG ATTGCCATCTATGGCACCAACTTCTGTACCTCAGCCAGGAACGCCTTCTTCCTGCTTATGAGAAATATCATCAG GGTGGCCGTCCTGGACAAAGTTACAGACTTCCTCTTCCTGTTGGGCAAACTTCTGATTGTGGGTAGTGTGG GCATTctggccttcttcttcttcacccaTCGGATCAGAATTGTGCAAGATACAGCCCCACCGCTCAATTATTACTGGGTTCCCATCCTG ACAGTGATCATTGGCTCCTACTTGATCGCGCACGGCTTCTTCAGCGTCTATGGCATGTGCGTGGACACACTGTTCCTCTGTTTCT TGGAGGATCTGGAGAGAAACGACGGTTCAGCCGAGAGGCCTTACTTCATGTCTTCCACTCTCAAGAAACTCTTGAATAAAACCAACAAGAAGGTGGCAGAATCCTAA
- the Slc44a2 gene encoding choline transporter-like protein 2 isoform X1, with translation MGKDSQNYYGKHGTPQKYDPTFKGPIYNRGCTDVICCVLLFLAIVGYVAVGIIAWTHGDPRKVIYPTDSKGEFCGQKGTKNADKPFLFYFNIVKCANPLVLLEFHCPTPQMCVKQCPDRYLTFLSARNTRDFDYYKQFCVPGFKNSKGVAEILRDGECPAVIIPSKPLAQRCFPAIHASKGVLMVGNETTYEDGHGARKNITDLVEGAKKANKVLEARQLAMQIFEDYTVSWYWIIIGLVIAMVLSLLFIVLLRFLAGIMVWVMIVMVILVLGYGIFHCYMEYSRLRGEAGSDVSLVDLGFQTDLRVYLHLRQTWMAFMIILSILEVVIILLLIFLRKRILIAIALIKEASRAVGHVMCSLLYPLVTFFLLCLCIAYWASTSVFLSTSNVAVYKVVADTACPLLRKTCNPETFPSPNESLQCPSARCQFAFYGGESTYHRALLGLQIFNAFMFFWLANFVLALGQVTLAGAFASYYWAMRKPDDMPAFPLFSAFGRALRYHTGSLAFGSLILAIVQIIRVMLEYLDQRLKVAQNKFAKFLMVCLKCCFWCLEKFIKFLNRNAYIMIAIYGTNFCTSARNAFFLLMRNIIRVAVLDKVTDFLFLLGKLLIVGSVGILAFFFFTHRIRIVQDTAPPLNYYWVPILTVIIGSYLIAHGFFSVYGMCVDTLFLCFCEDLERNDGSQERPYFMSPELRDILLKGSPQEGKQEEVEEE, from the exons ATGGGGAAGGATTCGCAGAATTACTACGGGAAGCACG GGACGCCACAGAAATACGACCCCACCTTCAAAGGACCCATTTACAACAG GGGATGCACAGATGTCATTTGCTGTGTGTTGCTCTTCCTGGCCATCGTAGGCTATGTGGCTGTGGGCATCATAG CCTGGACTCATGGAGACCCTCGGAAGGTGATCTACCCCACTGATAGCAAGGGCGAATTCTGTGGGCAAAAGGGGACAAAAAATGC GGACAAACCGTTCTTGTTTTACTTCAATATCGTGAAGTGTGCCAACCCCCTGGTCCTGCTGGAATTTCACTGTCCCACCCCTCAG ATGTGCGTGAAGCAGTGTCCAGACCGATATCTCACCTTTCTGAGTGCACGCAACACTCGCGACTTTGACTATTACAAGCAGTTCTGTGTGCCCGGCTTCAAAAACAGTAAA GGGGTGGCTGAGATACTCCGAGATGGGGAGTGTCCAGCGGTTATCATTCCCAGCAAACCTT TGGCCCAGCGGTGCTTTCCCGCCATCCATGCAAGCAAAGGGGTCCTCATGGTGGGCAATGAGACGACCTATGAGGACGGACATGGCGCCAGAAAGAACATTACAGATCTAGTGGAGGGTGCCAA AAAGGCCAACAAGGTTCTAGAGGCCCGGCAACTCGCCATGCAGATATTTGAAGATTACACTGTATCCTGGTACTGGATTATCAT AGGTCTTGTCATTGCCATGGTGCTGAGTCTCCTGTTCATCGTCCTGCTGCGATTCCTGGCGGGCATTATGGTCTGGGTGATGATTGTCATGGTGATCCTGGTGCTTGGCTATG GCATATTCCACTGCTACATGGAGTACTCGAGACTCCGTGGAGAGGCAGGCTCCGACGTCTCCCTGGTGGACCTTGGCTTTCAGACGGACCTCCGAGTGTACCTGCACTTGAGGCAGACCTGGATGGCTTTCA TGATCATTTTAAGCATCCTGGAAGTGGTCATCATCCTGTTACTTATCTTTCTGCGCAAAAGGATATTGATCGCCATcgccctcatcaaagaagctagCAG GGCTGTGGGACATGTCATGTGCTCCCTGCTCTACCCACTGGTGACCTTCTTCCTCTTGTGTCTCTGCATTGCCTACTGGGCCAGCACTTCTGT CTTCCTGTCTACTTCCAACGTAGCCGTGTACAAGGTTGTTGCTGACACAGCCTGCCCACTTCTGAGGAAAACCTGCAACCCAGAG ACCTTCCCATCACCGAATGAGAGCCTCCAGTGTCCTAGTGCCCGCTGCCAGTTTGCCTTCTATGGTGGCGAGTCGACCTACCATCGTGCCCTGCTGGGCCTGCAGATCTTCAATGCGTTCATGTTCTTCTGGCTAGCCAACTTCGTGCTGGCCCTAGGCCAGGTGACACTGGCCGGAGCCTTTGCCTCCTATTACTGGGCTATGCGGAAGCCTGATGATATGCCcgccttccccctcttctctgcttTTGGCCGAGCACTCAG GTACCACACGGGCTCCTTGGCTTTTGGCTCCCTTATCTTAGCCATCGTGCAGATCATCCGAGTGATGCTGGAGTACCTGGACCAGCGCCTAAAAG TTGCACAGAACAAGTTTGCCAAGTTCCTCATGGTCTGTCTCAAGTGCTGCTTCTGGTGCCTGGAGAAGTTTATCAAATTCCTGAATAGGAATGCCTACATCATG ATTGCCATCTATGGCACCAACTTCTGTACCTCAGCCAGGAACGCCTTCTTCCTGCTTATGAGAAATATCATCAG GGTGGCCGTCCTGGACAAAGTTACAGACTTCCTCTTCCTGTTGGGCAAACTTCTGATTGTGGGTAGTGTGG GCATTctggccttcttcttcttcacccaTCGGATCAGAATTGTGCAAGATACAGCCCCACCGCTCAATTATTACTGGGTTCCCATCCTG ACAGTGATCATTGGCTCCTACTTGATCGCGCACGGCTTCTTCAGCGTCTATGGCATGTGCGTGGACACACTGTTCCTCTGTTTCT GTGAGGACCTTGAGAGGAATGACGGCTCTCAGGAGCGACCCTACTTCATGTCGCCTGAGCTGAGAGACATCCTATTGAAGGGGAGTCCACAGGAGGGCAagcaggaggaagtggaggaggagtaG